One Curtobacterium sp. MCLR17_007 DNA window includes the following coding sequences:
- a CDS encoding acyltransferase, whose amino-acid sequence MTQSPISTRDPAGPAGPAAGTPAAGTVGVQTPTRTASGRPRHLYEVDVLRILTFACVLGVHTTSHTMASDDVGLAGLLALLHFTRLVFFTLTAFVLVYSYAIRPKPMSVFWPKRFLLVGVPYLAWSFVYVASAWLLDSGQRGDVPALVTTFATGVVTGTAKYHLYFLLVTMQVYLLLPAIMWLVRKTRGHHVSVLVVSLVVQLGVFACYKYFPSTDAWLHGTQKQFFFSYVFFIVSGAIAADHADRFLGFVRTHRRGIGWAFLGGVLLTLGVFVLQMATGDSPYAAGTPLQPVEAVWSTIVFVGFLAVGAAWADRRVAGSPLARVVDYASDRSFGIFLSHPLVIWLLLYGSSPLEALVPKPWLTLVTYLLVVVLSVAITEAFRWTPLSVPLTGRPSLASRKVRA is encoded by the coding sequence GTGACCCAGAGCCCCATCTCGACCCGCGACCCCGCCGGACCGGCCGGACCGGCCGCCGGCACACCGGCCGCCGGCACCGTCGGCGTGCAGACCCCGACGCGCACCGCGTCCGGTCGACCGCGTCACCTGTACGAGGTCGACGTGCTGCGCATCCTGACGTTCGCGTGCGTGCTCGGGGTGCACACGACCAGCCACACGATGGCGTCCGACGACGTCGGGTTGGCCGGTCTGCTCGCGCTGCTGCACTTCACCCGGCTGGTCTTCTTCACGCTCACGGCGTTCGTCCTCGTCTACAGCTACGCCATCCGGCCGAAACCGATGTCGGTGTTCTGGCCGAAGCGGTTCCTGCTCGTGGGCGTGCCGTACCTGGCGTGGTCGTTCGTGTACGTCGCGTCCGCCTGGCTGCTCGACTCCGGCCAGCGTGGTGACGTGCCCGCGCTCGTGACCACGTTCGCCACCGGGGTCGTGACCGGGACGGCCAAGTACCACCTCTACTTCCTGCTCGTGACGATGCAGGTCTACCTGCTGCTGCCGGCGATCATGTGGCTCGTCCGGAAGACCCGCGGACACCACGTGAGCGTCCTGGTCGTCTCGCTCGTCGTGCAGCTCGGGGTCTTCGCCTGCTACAAGTACTTCCCCTCGACCGACGCGTGGCTGCACGGCACCCAGAAGCAGTTCTTCTTCTCGTACGTGTTCTTCATCGTGTCGGGTGCGATCGCCGCCGACCACGCCGACCGGTTCCTCGGGTTCGTGCGGACCCACCGTCGTGGCATCGGCTGGGCCTTCCTCGGCGGCGTGCTCCTGACGCTCGGGGTGTTCGTGCTGCAGATGGCGACCGGCGACTCGCCGTACGCCGCCGGCACGCCGCTGCAGCCGGTGGAGGCCGTGTGGAGCACCATCGTCTTCGTCGGGTTCCTGGCGGTCGGCGCGGCCTGGGCGGACCGACGCGTGGCGGGCAGTCCGCTCGCGCGCGTGGTCGACTACGCCTCGGACCGGTCGTTCGGCATCTTCCTCAGCCACCCGCTGGTGATCTGGCTGCTGCTCTACGGATCCAGCCCGCTCGAGGCGCTCGTCCCCAAGCCGTGGCTGACGCTCGTGACCTACCTGCTGGTCGTCGTGCTGTCGGTGGCGATCACCGAGGCGTTCCGCTGGACACCCCTCAGCGTCCCGCTGACCGGGCGGCCGTCGCTGGCGTCGCGCAAGGTCCGCGCCTGA
- a CDS encoding AMP-binding protein: MQHDVRTPPQGLRDLIRHRAEVDPDRAYLEDARSDRVLSYGALGQAVDAWASTFEVIGVPDSGAVLVDVGDPLAFAVVHLAAIASGRRAVPVDTGQPTTEPARLADLLGGGSIVVSDRDVDATIPGTPSARVDPATGLPSDVRDGDLPAESEDAPGQGSVVLFTSGSTGTPKGVELPETQLLSVARAVVDHNRLSPDDRGFNSLPLFHVNAEVVGLLATLVAGATLVLDRRFRRTGFWELLGERRITWLNAVPAILAVLAKTGPMAFPAGLRFVRSASAPLPDPVRAALGDVPLVVSWGMTEGASQITATPLDQPARPGTVGVPVDSEVQVRGEDGSVLPAGEVGALWIRGPGVVRSYLFGRAAERFDAEGWLATGDVGSVAPDGWVSLVGRSDDVINRGGEKVWPSEVEDVLLGDARVLEAVVVGRPDDVLGSVPIAYVIPQPDLYEPLDPVALVADLTARAERSLTRFRRPVEIVVVPDLPRAPTGKIQRARVRGMAATS, translated from the coding sequence ATGCAGCACGACGTCCGAACTCCTCCCCAGGGTCTCCGCGACCTGATCCGGCACCGCGCCGAGGTCGACCCCGACCGCGCCTACCTCGAGGACGCCCGCTCCGACCGGGTCCTGTCCTACGGGGCCCTCGGACAGGCCGTCGACGCCTGGGCGTCGACGTTCGAGGTGATCGGCGTCCCCGACTCCGGCGCCGTGCTGGTCGACGTCGGCGACCCGCTCGCCTTCGCGGTGGTGCACCTCGCAGCGATCGCGTCCGGGCGCCGTGCCGTCCCTGTCGACACCGGCCAGCCGACCACCGAGCCGGCGCGGCTCGCCGACCTGCTCGGTGGCGGGTCCATCGTCGTCTCGGACCGCGACGTCGACGCGACCATCCCCGGTACGCCGTCGGCGCGCGTCGACCCGGCCACGGGCCTCCCGTCCGACGTCCGTGACGGTGACCTGCCCGCGGAGTCCGAGGACGCCCCCGGCCAGGGCTCGGTCGTGCTCTTCACCTCGGGCTCGACCGGTACGCCGAAGGGGGTCGAGCTGCCGGAGACCCAGCTGCTCTCCGTCGCCAGGGCCGTCGTCGACCACAACCGCCTGTCCCCGGATGACCGCGGCTTCAACTCGCTGCCGCTGTTCCACGTCAACGCCGAGGTCGTCGGCCTGCTCGCGACCCTGGTGGCCGGTGCCACGCTGGTGCTCGACCGCCGGTTCCGGCGCACGGGCTTCTGGGAGCTGCTCGGCGAACGCCGGATCACCTGGCTGAACGCCGTCCCGGCGATCCTCGCGGTGCTCGCGAAGACCGGCCCGATGGCGTTCCCCGCCGGGCTGCGGTTCGTCCGGAGCGCCTCGGCACCGCTGCCCGACCCGGTCCGGGCTGCTCTCGGCGACGTCCCGCTCGTCGTCAGCTGGGGCATGACCGAAGGCGCCAGCCAGATCACCGCGACGCCGCTCGACCAGCCTGCGCGACCCGGCACCGTCGGTGTGCCGGTCGACTCCGAGGTACAGGTCCGCGGCGAGGACGGCTCGGTCCTGCCCGCGGGCGAGGTGGGCGCGCTCTGGATCCGCGGCCCCGGCGTCGTGCGGTCGTACCTGTTCGGCCGTGCGGCCGAGCGCTTCGACGCGGAGGGCTGGCTCGCCACCGGTGACGTCGGCTCCGTCGCCCCGGATGGCTGGGTGTCGCTGGTCGGCCGCTCCGACGACGTCATCAACCGCGGGGGCGAGAAGGTCTGGCCGTCCGAGGTCGAGGACGTGCTGCTCGGCGACGCCCGGGTGCTCGAGGCCGTCGTGGTCGGCCGCCCCGACGACGTCCTCGGCAGCGTCCCGATCGCGTACGTCATCCCGCAGCCGGACCTCTACGAGCCCCTCGACCCGGTGGCCCTCGTGGCCGACCTGACGGCGCGTGCCGAGCGGTCCCTCACCCGGTTCCGCCGGCCGGTCGAGATCGTCGTCGTCCCGGACCTGCCCCGGGCACCCACCGGCAAGATCCAGCGTGCCCGGGTGCGGGGGATGGCGGCGACGTCGTGA
- the uvrB gene encoding excinuclease ABC subunit UvrB, giving the protein MEPARAVRPFEVISEYSPSGDQPAAIAELAGRINAGETDVVLLGATGTGKSATTAWLIEQVQRPTLVLAHNKTLAAQLATEFRSLLPKNAIEYFVSYYDYYQPEAYVPQTDTFIEKDSSVNAEVERLRHSTTNSLLSRRDVVVVSTVSCIYGLGTPEQYMNASVALSVGQEISRDQLVRRFVAMQYQRNDVDFARGTFRVRGDTIEIIPMYEEHAIRIEMFGDEIEALSSLHPLTGNVIDDLPAVSIFPASHYVADTDVMHRAIGTIKEELAERLAELEGQGKLLEAQRLRMRTTFDIEMMEQIGFCSGIENYSRHVDGRMPGEAPHCLLDYFADDFLIVIDESHVTVPQIGAMYEGDASRKRTLVEHGFRLPSAMDNRPLKWEEFLERAGQKVFLSATPGKYELGITDSVVEQIIRPTGLIDPEIVVKPSDGQIDDLLEEIQQRVDKDERVLVTTLTKRMAEELTDFLGNAGVRVRYLHSDVDTLKRVELLTELRQGVYDVLVGINLLREGLDLPEVSLVAILDADKEGFLRSSTSLIQTIGRAARNVSGQVLMYADKMTDSMKQAIEETDRRREKQVAYNLEHGIDPQPLRKKIGDITEQLNRENDDTKALLERRGSSAKDRGRAPTPSLKREGIAGEGATQLEATIADLNDQMLQAATELKFELAARLRDEVQDLKKALRQMESAGHVR; this is encoded by the coding sequence ATGGAACCCGCCCGCGCGGTCCGCCCGTTCGAGGTGATCAGCGAGTACTCGCCGAGCGGTGACCAGCCCGCGGCGATCGCCGAACTCGCCGGGCGCATCAACGCCGGTGAGACCGACGTGGTGCTGCTCGGCGCGACGGGTACCGGCAAGTCGGCGACCACGGCCTGGCTCATCGAGCAGGTGCAGCGCCCGACGCTCGTGCTGGCCCACAACAAGACCCTGGCGGCGCAGCTGGCCACCGAGTTCCGCAGTCTGCTGCCGAAGAACGCCATCGAGTACTTCGTGTCGTACTACGACTACTACCAGCCCGAGGCGTACGTCCCGCAGACCGACACCTTCATCGAGAAGGACTCCTCGGTCAACGCCGAGGTCGAGCGTCTGCGGCACTCGACGACGAACTCGCTGCTCAGTCGTCGTGACGTCGTCGTGGTGTCGACCGTGTCGTGCATCTACGGCCTCGGTACGCCGGAGCAGTACATGAACGCCTCGGTGGCGCTCTCGGTCGGCCAGGAGATCTCGCGCGACCAGCTCGTGCGCCGGTTCGTCGCGATGCAGTACCAGCGCAACGACGTCGACTTCGCCCGCGGGACCTTCCGGGTCCGTGGCGACACCATCGAGATCATCCCGATGTACGAAGAGCACGCGATCCGCATCGAGATGTTCGGGGACGAGATCGAGGCACTGAGTTCGCTGCACCCGCTCACGGGCAACGTCATCGACGACCTCCCTGCGGTCTCGATCTTCCCGGCGTCGCACTACGTCGCCGACACCGACGTCATGCACCGCGCCATCGGCACCATCAAGGAAGAACTGGCCGAACGCCTCGCCGAGCTCGAGGGCCAGGGCAAGCTGCTCGAGGCCCAGCGCCTGCGGATGCGCACCACCTTCGACATCGAGATGATGGAGCAGATCGGCTTCTGCTCCGGCATCGAGAACTACTCGCGGCACGTCGACGGGCGCATGCCCGGCGAAGCACCGCACTGCCTGCTCGACTACTTCGCCGACGACTTCCTCATCGTGATCGACGAGTCGCACGTCACCGTGCCGCAGATCGGCGCGATGTACGAAGGCGACGCGTCCCGCAAGCGCACCCTGGTCGAGCACGGCTTCCGGCTGCCCAGCGCGATGGACAACCGCCCGCTCAAGTGGGAAGAGTTCCTCGAGCGTGCCGGGCAGAAGGTCTTCCTGTCGGCGACACCCGGCAAGTACGAACTCGGGATCACCGACAGTGTCGTCGAGCAGATCATCCGCCCGACCGGCCTGATCGACCCCGAGATCGTCGTCAAGCCGTCCGACGGCCAGATCGACGACCTGCTCGAGGAGATCCAGCAGCGCGTCGACAAGGACGAGCGCGTGCTGGTCACGACCCTGACCAAGCGCATGGCCGAAGAGCTGACCGACTTCCTCGGCAACGCGGGCGTCCGGGTCCGGTACCTGCACTCCGACGTCGACACGCTCAAGCGTGTCGAGCTCCTGACCGAGCTGCGACAGGGCGTCTACGACGTGCTCGTCGGCATCAACCTGCTGCGCGAGGGGCTGGACCTGCCCGAGGTGTCCCTCGTGGCGATCCTCGACGCCGACAAAGAAGGCTTCCTGCGCTCGTCGACGTCGCTCATCCAGACCATCGGCCGTGCCGCCCGCAACGTGTCGGGTCAGGTGCTCATGTACGCCGACAAGATGACCGACTCCATGAAGCAGGCCATCGAGGAGACCGACCGTCGCCGCGAGAAGCAGGTGGCCTACAACCTCGAGCACGGCATCGACCCGCAGCCGCTACGCAAGAAGATCGGCGACATCACCGAGCAGCTGAACCGCGAGAACGACGACACGAAGGCGCTGCTCGAGCGTCGCGGCAGCAGCGCGAAGGACCGCGGCCGGGCGCCGACGCCGTCGCTCAAGCGCGAGGGCATCGCCGGTGAGGGCGCGACCCAGCTCGAGGCGACCATCGCCGACCTCAACGACCAGATGCTCCAGGCCGCGACCGAGCTCAAGTTCGAACTCGCCGCGCGCCTGCGCGACGAGGTCCAGGACCTCAAGAAGGCACTGCGGCAGATGGAGTCGGCCGGCCATGTCCGCTGA
- a CDS encoding SDR family NAD(P)-dependent oxidoreductase, whose translation MSAEADAARPRTVVVTGASAGLGYHAAEQLAAAGHRVVLATRSAERAEAAARSIRQQVPTAVLEHLHVDLADLDSVRAAATALQDLGPVDALLNNAGVVGSRAERSTAQGLELQVGTNHLGHFAFTGLVLPMLERTGGRVVHLGSIAHRWAALDRRDPLGAGHYSGYRQYGRSKLAVMLFGFELAERLADAGSAVSSVVAHPGLALDSLGPSRPLVTPARDEPAWTRPGERLFAQGKDAGALPLVHATVGAGVRSGEYWGPGGAFQLRGPAVVVRAEPRAHDRTEAARLWQASEQASGVAFALDAFV comes from the coding sequence ATGTCCGCTGAGGCCGACGCAGCTCGACCCCGCACCGTCGTCGTCACGGGCGCGAGCGCCGGGCTCGGGTACCACGCGGCCGAACAGCTCGCCGCCGCGGGCCACCGGGTCGTGTTGGCGACGCGCAGTGCGGAACGGGCAGAAGCAGCTGCGCGCAGCATCCGGCAGCAGGTCCCGACCGCGGTGCTCGAGCACCTGCACGTCGACCTGGCCGACCTGGACAGCGTCCGCGCGGCCGCGACGGCGCTGCAGGACCTCGGTCCGGTCGACGCGCTGCTCAACAACGCCGGGGTCGTGGGCTCGCGGGCCGAACGTTCCACCGCGCAGGGCCTCGAGCTGCAGGTCGGCACGAACCACCTGGGGCACTTCGCCTTCACCGGGCTCGTGCTGCCGATGCTCGAGCGCACGGGTGGGCGCGTCGTGCACCTCGGCTCGATCGCACACCGCTGGGCCGCCCTCGACCGTCGCGACCCGCTCGGCGCGGGGCACTACTCCGGCTACCGGCAGTACGGCCGCAGCAAGCTCGCGGTGATGCTGTTCGGCTTCGAGCTCGCCGAGCGCCTGGCCGACGCCGGGTCCGCCGTGTCGAGCGTCGTCGCCCACCCGGGCCTCGCGCTCGACTCCCTCGGTCCGTCCCGCCCGCTGGTCACCCCGGCGCGCGACGAGCCCGCGTGGACCCGACCCGGGGAACGCCTGTTCGCCCAGGGCAAGGACGCGGGTGCGCTGCCGCTCGTGCACGCCACGGTCGGTGCCGGAGTCCGCTCGGGTGAGTACTGGGGTCCGGGCGGTGCCTTCCAGCTGCGGGGACCGGCTGTCGTCGTCCGCGCCGAGCCGCGCGCGCACGACCGCACCGAGGCAGCTCGGCTCTGGCAGGCGAGCGAGCAGGCCTCCGGCGTCGCGTTCGCTCTCGACGCATTCGTCTGA
- the coaE gene encoding dephospho-CoA kinase, translating into MRIIGLTGGIAAGKSTVSGRWAELGAVVVDADRLARQAVAPGSPGLARVAERFGPGVIAPDGSLDRPALGAVVFSDPAARRDLERITHPEVWRLAQQAFDSAAAADPDAVVVYDVPLLAEAKGSRPLRFDAVVVVDAPAAVRVRRLVEHRGMDEAEAERRIGAQASDAERLALADHVVDATGTLDQTLASADAVWERLVG; encoded by the coding sequence GTGCGCATCATCGGACTCACGGGCGGCATCGCCGCGGGGAAGTCGACCGTCTCCGGCCGCTGGGCGGAGCTCGGCGCCGTCGTCGTGGACGCGGACCGACTCGCCCGCCAGGCAGTGGCCCCCGGCAGTCCCGGCCTGGCCCGGGTCGCCGAGCGTTTCGGCCCGGGCGTGATCGCCCCGGACGGCTCACTCGACCGACCAGCACTCGGCGCGGTGGTCTTCTCGGACCCGGCGGCACGCCGCGACCTCGAGCGCATCACCCACCCCGAGGTCTGGCGACTCGCGCAACAGGCCTTCGACAGCGCCGCAGCAGCCGACCCGGACGCGGTCGTCGTGTACGACGTGCCCCTGCTCGCCGAGGCCAAGGGGTCGCGGCCGCTCCGCTTCGACGCGGTGGTGGTCGTCGACGCACCCGCCGCCGTGCGGGTCCGACGACTCGTCGAGCACCGGGGGATGGACGAGGCCGAGGCCGAGCGGCGCATCGGGGCCCAGGCGTCCGACGCGGAGCGGCTCGCACTGGCCGACCACGTCGTCGACGCCACCGGCACGCTCGACCAGACCCTCGCTTCCGCTGACGCGGTCTGGGAGCGCCTGGTCGGATGA
- a CDS encoding MFS transporter, producing MTTATPAAPTKGTPFRGRIRGRVLILLCFMYAISYIDRTNISTALPHITEEFGFNEATAGLIVSAFSLPYALLQVFGGTISEKFGPRKALFVITVIWGVATLWTGFAVGFWTLFAARALLGLSEAAAFPTATQAMSRWIPRDRNGFAQGVVHSAARLGNALAPLVVAYFIAISGWRLAFFATAVLSFAWAVVWFVWFRDKPESAKGITQVELSELPPVETRATRPPVPWRQMAKQILPVTFVDFGYGWTLWVFLTWLPTFLSSTYGLEIGDFALFTTLILLAGVVGDTVGGMLSDRIIHRGGNTRNARRTILVIGLGGSLLCLIPLVIGQGLLVATISLALSFFFLELCNANLWAIPMDVAPQWSGTASGFMNTGFGVAGVISPIVFGLLIDASGWQLPFALSCALLFAAAVVAWFMKPQRLTSTDGVLEVGTPTAEQQA from the coding sequence ATGACGACGGCGACCCCAGCGGCACCGACGAAGGGCACCCCGTTCCGCGGACGCATCCGCGGGCGCGTGCTCATCCTGCTGTGCTTCATGTACGCGATCTCGTACATCGACCGCACCAACATCTCGACCGCACTCCCCCACATCACCGAGGAGTTCGGGTTCAACGAGGCCACCGCCGGCCTGATCGTGTCGGCGTTCTCGCTGCCGTACGCCCTGCTGCAGGTGTTCGGCGGCACGATCAGCGAGAAGTTCGGCCCGCGCAAGGCCCTGTTCGTCATCACCGTCATCTGGGGCGTCGCGACGCTCTGGACCGGCTTCGCGGTGGGCTTCTGGACGCTGTTCGCCGCTCGCGCCCTGCTCGGCCTCAGCGAGGCAGCCGCCTTCCCGACCGCGACCCAGGCGATGAGCCGCTGGATCCCCCGCGACCGGAACGGCTTCGCACAGGGTGTCGTGCACTCCGCGGCCCGGCTCGGCAACGCGCTCGCCCCCCTGGTCGTCGCGTACTTCATCGCGATCAGCGGCTGGCGACTGGCCTTCTTCGCGACCGCCGTGCTGTCGTTCGCGTGGGCCGTCGTCTGGTTCGTCTGGTTCCGCGACAAGCCGGAGTCGGCCAAGGGCATCACGCAGGTCGAGCTGTCCGAGCTGCCGCCGGTCGAGACCCGTGCGACCCGGCCCCCCGTCCCGTGGCGCCAGATGGCCAAGCAGATCCTGCCGGTCACCTTCGTCGACTTCGGCTACGGATGGACCCTCTGGGTGTTCCTGACCTGGCTGCCGACGTTCCTCAGCTCCACCTACGGGCTGGAGATCGGCGACTTCGCCCTGTTCACGACGCTCATCCTGCTGGCGGGTGTCGTCGGCGACACGGTCGGCGGCATGCTGAGCGACCGCATCATCCACCGCGGCGGGAACACCCGGAACGCCCGGCGCACGATCCTGGTCATCGGGCTCGGCGGGTCACTGCTGTGCCTGATCCCACTCGTCATCGGCCAGGGGCTGCTCGTCGCGACGATCTCGCTCGCGCTGTCGTTCTTCTTCCTCGAGCTCTGCAACGCCAACCTCTGGGCGATCCCGATGGACGTCGCCCCGCAGTGGTCGGGGACGGCGTCCGGGTTCATGAACACCGGGTTCGGCGTCGCAGGCGTCATCTCGCCGATCGTCTTCGGGTTGCTCATCGACGCGAGCGGGTGGCAGCTCCCCTTCGCCCTGTCCTGCGCCCTGCTGTTCGCCGCGGCGGTCGTCGCGTGGTTCATGAAGCCGCAGCGCCTCACCTCGACGGACGGCGTGCTCGAGGTCGGGACGCCGACGGCGGAGCAGCAGGCCTGA